In Gemmatimonas sp. UBA7669, one genomic interval encodes:
- the proS gene encoding proline--tRNA ligase: MSDDKKLTPRAENFSDWYNELVLRAELADYSPVRGCMVIRPLGYGIWERMQRALDDMFKATGHVNAYFPLFIPESFLSKEAEHVEGFAPECAVVTHGGGKQLEERLVVRPTSETIIYSMFAKWVQSYRDLPLLYNQWANVVRWEMRTRLFLRTMEFLWQEGHTAHATHDEAEEETRRMLGVYRTFMEEYMAMPVITGQKTDAEKFAGALRTYCTEAMMQDNKALQAGTSHNLGQNFAKAFDLTFQNEAGQMDHAWNTSWGVSTRMIGGLVMTHGDDAGLRLPPRLAPIQMVIVPIWKTDEERAATIEAAKRIAEDLGSFKRPDHERIRVHVDDRVGIKPGAKYYHWELRGIPLRMEIGPRDLAQQSGMLVRRDTREKRAIALDTLRTELPVVLEQIQADMLAAARARLEANSIREPISYERFKEVMEGPGAFVYAGWNGDPAVEARVKEETKATIRCIPDAEFRSPVAPTTCMVTGEPAKYEVVWARSY; this comes from the coding sequence ATGAGTGACGACAAGAAGCTGACCCCACGCGCTGAAAACTTCAGCGACTGGTACAACGAACTGGTGCTGCGCGCCGAGCTGGCAGACTACTCGCCGGTGCGCGGGTGCATGGTCATTCGTCCGTTGGGCTACGGCATCTGGGAGCGCATGCAGCGCGCGCTGGATGACATGTTCAAGGCCACCGGCCACGTGAACGCGTACTTCCCGCTGTTCATCCCCGAGAGCTTCCTCTCCAAGGAGGCCGAGCACGTGGAGGGCTTCGCGCCCGAATGCGCGGTGGTGACACACGGCGGTGGCAAGCAGCTCGAGGAGCGCCTGGTGGTGCGCCCCACCTCGGAGACCATCATCTACTCGATGTTCGCCAAGTGGGTGCAGAGCTACCGCGATCTGCCTCTGCTATACAATCAGTGGGCCAACGTGGTGCGCTGGGAAATGCGCACGCGCCTCTTCCTGCGCACCATGGAGTTCCTCTGGCAGGAGGGCCATACGGCGCACGCCACGCACGATGAGGCGGAAGAGGAGACGCGTCGCATGCTCGGCGTGTACCGCACGTTCATGGAGGAGTACATGGCCATGCCCGTGATCACCGGTCAGAAGACCGACGCGGAAAAGTTCGCGGGCGCGCTGCGCACCTACTGCACCGAAGCGATGATGCAGGACAACAAGGCGCTGCAGGCCGGCACCTCGCACAACCTGGGGCAGAACTTCGCCAAGGCCTTCGATCTGACCTTCCAGAACGAGGCCGGCCAGATGGATCATGCGTGGAACACGTCGTGGGGCGTGTCCACGCGCATGATCGGCGGACTCGTCATGACACATGGCGATGATGCGGGGCTGCGTCTGCCGCCGCGTCTCGCCCCCATCCAGATGGTCATCGTGCCCATCTGGAAGACCGACGAGGAACGTGCGGCCACCATTGAAGCGGCCAAGCGCATCGCCGAGGACCTTGGCAGCTTCAAGCGTCCGGACCACGAGCGCATTCGCGTGCACGTGGACGACCGCGTGGGTATCAAGCCAGGCGCCAAGTACTACCACTGGGAACTGCGCGGCATCCCGCTGCGCATGGAAATCGGTCCGCGTGATCTCGCGCAGCAGAGCGGCATGCTGGTGCGGCGCGACACGCGCGAGAAGCGCGCGATTGCGCTGGACACCCTGCGCACGGAACTGCCGGTGGTGCTCGAGCAGATTCAGGCCGACATGCTGGCCGCCGCGCGTGCCCGTCTTGAAGCCAACAGCATCCGCGAGCCCATCAGCTACGAGCGGTTCAAGGAAGTCATGGAAGGACCGGGCGCCTTTGTGTACGCCGGCTGGAACGGTGATCCGGCCGTCGAGGCGCGGGTCAAGGAAGAAACCAAGGCCACCATTCGCTGCATTCCCGATGCGGAGTTCCGTTCACCGGTCGCTCCCACCACCTGCATGGTGACCGGCGAGCCGGCCAAGTACGAGGTCGTGTGGGCGCGCTCGTACTGA
- the hisS gene encoding histidine--tRNA ligase has product MSQKPLPGFRDFYPDQFAERAHIFDTWRRVVRRYAFQEYDGPPLEPLELYTQKSGEEIVTQLYNFTDKGERAVAMRPEMTPTFARMVGAKAQALRKPVRWFAIPQLFRYERTQKGRLREHFQLNVDIVGEADVLADAELVSIAIEIMRAFGLSDRDVRARVSDRRLLNGLLTHLGIGEASWAAVYAVLDKLERQPREVSAEKLAAAGLDANIVDTVLGFGTLDFATVAARYGDAPAVREHVERFRQYLAHLDALGVATWVQFDLTIVRGLAYYTGIVFELFDNVGEFRAICGGGRYDNLLKSLGGTDLPALGFGMGDVVIGELLRSRGLLQAAPATPAFWVAQSPDTGDAPHAALRTARALRDADCAVEYALRSQKLDKQLEAGRKADARAFVIVDPSSTEAPWRVRRSAHDDLVFSSLEALVAWASMPHESSHE; this is encoded by the coding sequence ATGTCACAAAAGCCGCTCCCGGGATTTCGCGACTTCTATCCAGACCAGTTCGCCGAACGAGCCCACATCTTCGATACCTGGCGCCGCGTCGTGCGGCGCTATGCGTTTCAGGAGTACGATGGTCCGCCGCTCGAGCCACTCGAGCTGTACACGCAAAAGAGCGGCGAGGAGATCGTGACCCAGCTGTACAACTTCACCGACAAGGGTGAGCGCGCCGTCGCCATGCGTCCGGAAATGACGCCGACGTTTGCGCGCATGGTGGGTGCGAAGGCGCAGGCGCTGCGCAAGCCGGTGCGCTGGTTTGCCATTCCGCAGCTTTTCCGCTACGAGCGCACGCAGAAGGGGCGGCTGCGCGAGCACTTCCAGTTGAACGTGGACATCGTGGGCGAAGCCGACGTGCTGGCCGACGCCGAGCTCGTGTCCATCGCGATCGAGATCATGCGCGCGTTTGGTCTGAGCGATCGCGACGTACGCGCACGTGTCAGTGACCGACGGCTGTTGAACGGTCTGCTCACGCACCTCGGCATTGGCGAGGCCTCGTGGGCGGCCGTGTACGCGGTACTCGACAAACTCGAGCGGCAGCCGCGCGAGGTCTCAGCGGAGAAGCTTGCAGCGGCCGGACTCGACGCCAACATCGTGGACACGGTGCTTGGCTTCGGCACCCTGGATTTCGCGACCGTGGCGGCACGGTATGGCGACGCCCCCGCGGTACGGGAGCATGTCGAGCGTTTCCGTCAGTACCTCGCGCATCTCGATGCGCTGGGCGTGGCCACGTGGGTGCAGTTCGATCTCACCATCGTGCGTGGTCTGGCGTACTACACGGGCATTGTCTTCGAGCTCTTCGACAACGTGGGTGAGTTCCGTGCCATTTGTGGTGGTGGGCGCTACGACAACCTGCTCAAGTCCCTTGGTGGCACCGATCTCCCAGCCCTTGGCTTTGGCATGGGTGATGTTGTCATTGGTGAATTGCTGCGGAGTCGTGGTCTGCTGCAGGCGGCGCCGGCGACACCAGCGTTCTGGGTGGCACAGTCGCCCGATACCGGCGACGCACCACACGCCGCGCTGCGAACTGCACGGGCGCTGCGCGACGCCGACTGCGCGGTGGAGTATGCGCTGCGCAGTCAGAAGCTCGACAAGCAGTTGGAAGCGGGCCGCAAGGCCGATGCCCGCGCCTTCGTGATCGTTGACCCGTCGTCCACTGAGGCCCCGTGGCGGGTTCGGCGCTCGGCGCACGACGATCTGGTTTTTTCCTCGCTCGAGGCCCTCGTGGCCTGGGCATCCATGCCTCACGAGTCCAGCCATGAGTGA
- a CDS encoding bifunctional folylpolyglutamate synthase/dihydrofolate synthase yields the protein MFSRTGGAWRLGLERMAALLEALGNPQRQYPVFHVAGTNGKGSTVATLDAILRHSGRRVGKYTSPHLVDFSERIMVAGVPIAHAEVTRWLETHEPLVAELGATFFEATTAMALHYFAQAGVEVAVVEVGLGGRLDATNLVHPVAAGVTQIGFDHLEFLGDTLEAIASEKAGIYKAGCAAVIGETDPAIRAALQAHAESASSTPILVTGRDWQVEQVSVESVGTRFTLTMNGQSRELLTPLVGQFQAHNCAVALAMLRSAGSPWAELAEHPQEALRGVRLAGRFHHAPPWLFDVAHNADGAATVVNNLLAVGVPHPVTAVVCVLRDKDWRGILQAVSRVAERIVVTMAPTAPVSRCWDLHEVAAWAEAERLPVTRVDDFSSALAEARAEAATVLVTGSFHTVGDAMERLQVPPVAR from the coding sequence TTGTTTTCGCGCACCGGTGGTGCCTGGCGCCTCGGCCTCGAGCGCATGGCCGCCCTGCTCGAGGCACTCGGCAATCCCCAGCGCCAGTATCCGGTGTTCCATGTCGCCGGCACCAATGGCAAGGGGAGCACCGTAGCCACACTCGACGCCATCCTGCGCCACAGCGGACGTCGCGTTGGCAAGTACACCTCCCCGCATCTGGTCGACTTCAGTGAGCGCATCATGGTGGCCGGTGTGCCCATTGCGCATGCCGAGGTCACGCGCTGGCTCGAGACCCATGAGCCACTGGTGGCGGAATTGGGCGCCACGTTCTTTGAGGCGACCACGGCCATGGCCTTGCACTACTTTGCGCAGGCCGGCGTCGAGGTGGCCGTCGTGGAGGTGGGGCTTGGCGGGCGACTGGACGCGACCAATCTCGTGCATCCCGTTGCGGCGGGCGTGACACAGATCGGCTTCGATCATCTCGAGTTTCTGGGCGATACACTCGAAGCCATCGCCAGCGAGAAGGCGGGTATCTACAAGGCCGGTTGCGCGGCGGTGATCGGCGAAACGGACCCCGCCATTCGTGCGGCGCTGCAAGCGCACGCCGAATCGGCCAGCAGTACACCGATCCTGGTGACGGGCCGTGACTGGCAGGTGGAGCAGGTGAGTGTGGAGTCGGTGGGCACGCGCTTCACGCTGACGATGAACGGCCAATCCCGTGAGCTGCTCACGCCATTGGTGGGGCAGTTCCAGGCCCATAACTGCGCCGTGGCACTGGCCATGCTGCGCAGCGCCGGATCGCCGTGGGCAGAGCTGGCCGAGCATCCGCAGGAAGCCCTTCGTGGCGTACGGCTGGCTGGTCGCTTCCACCACGCGCCCCCCTGGCTGTTTGACGTGGCGCACAATGCGGACGGGGCGGCCACGGTGGTCAACAATCTGCTGGCCGTGGGCGTGCCGCACCCGGTGACGGCGGTTGTCTGCGTCCTGCGCGACAAGGACTGGCGGGGCATCCTGCAGGCCGTATCACGCGTGGCGGAACGCATCGTTGTCACGATGGCGCCCACGGCACCGGTCAGTCGCTGCTGGGACCTGCACGAGGTGGCGGCATGGGCCGAGGCCGAGCGTCTGCCCGTGACACGCGTGGATGACTTTTCGAGCGCGCTGGCCGAGGCTCGTGCCGAGGCGGCGACCGTGTTGGTGACGGGCTCCTTCCACACGGTGGGCGATGCCATGGAACGGTTGCAGGTGCCTCCGGTAGCTCGGTAA
- the accD gene encoding acetyl-CoA carboxylase, carboxyltransferase subunit beta, which translates to MAWFRKEKKPRQPLRERLEIPRDTWEKCEACDHTDIRDKFLRNLNVCPACDYHRRLRAFDYASFLLDEGTMLEVGGELRSVDPLGFPDYPSRLKKALTNAGDTDAILTVTGQLEGMPVGIGIMDFAFMGGSMGSVVGEKIARLGQRSLEKKHPLVVVSASGGARMQEGILSLMQMAKTSAVLSQLAERRIPYISVLTNPTTGGVSASFAMLGDAIIAEPGAVIGFAGPRVIKQTLGQDLPEGFQTAEFLLEKGMVDRVVHRKELKGTLSRLLRHMTGKPAAAAGYSQQET; encoded by the coding sequence ATGGCCTGGTTCCGGAAGGAAAAGAAGCCCCGCCAGCCGCTCCGCGAGCGGCTCGAAATCCCACGGGATACCTGGGAGAAGTGCGAGGCCTGCGATCACACGGATATCCGTGACAAGTTCCTGCGCAATCTCAACGTCTGCCCGGCGTGCGACTACCATCGCCGGCTCAGGGCGTTCGACTACGCGTCGTTCCTCCTCGACGAGGGCACGATGCTCGAAGTCGGTGGCGAACTGCGCTCGGTCGACCCACTCGGATTCCCGGACTATCCGAGTCGCCTCAAGAAGGCGTTGACCAACGCTGGCGACACGGACGCGATTCTCACTGTCACCGGTCAGCTCGAAGGCATGCCCGTGGGCATCGGTATCATGGATTTCGCCTTCATGGGCGGCTCCATGGGCTCGGTAGTGGGTGAGAAGATTGCCCGCCTCGGTCAGCGTTCGCTGGAGAAGAAGCACCCACTCGTGGTGGTGTCGGCTTCGGGCGGTGCGCGCATGCAGGAGGGCATTCTGTCGCTCATGCAGATGGCCAAGACCTCGGCCGTGCTTTCGCAGCTCGCCGAGCGGCGCATCCCCTACATCTCGGTGCTCACCAACCCCACCACTGGTGGCGTAAGTGCGAGCTTCGCGATGCTGGGTGACGCCATCATTGCCGAACCGGGCGCCGTGATTGGTTTTGCCGGTCCGCGCGTCATCAAGCAGACGCTTGGACAGGACCTGCCCGAAGGCTTCCAGACGGCAGAGTTTCTGCTCGAGAAGGGCATGGTGGATCGTGTGGTGCACCGCAAGGAACTCAAGGGCACGCTCTCGCGCCTGCTTCGCCACATGACGGGCAAGCCGGCCGCTGCAGCGGGGTATTCCCAGCAGGAAACCTGA
- the rodA gene encoding rod shape-determining protein RodA produces MPTSILRRQSIDIPLLITALLLSIFGVAMVYSAGQVETPRAGVATLWQKQALFFGVSLVVAWVVMQGSVRLIEWSAWPLYVLACVMLVALQFLGTGAGTAASTKQWLTIGGVRLGQPAELAKLATTFMLARVLAAQRDTVTTLRELWKPIMVVAVPWVLVLATKDLGTALTFIGILFAMLFWAGVPWPLLLMLASPGISLILAFSTGVWGAWFLVLVALVFWYRPYLVEGVALVVANVVMGVVAPLLWDTLKPYQQKRLLVFLDPSIDSQGSGWNVTQSKVAIGSGGLFGKGFTMGTQKRLEFIPERQTDFIFSIVGEELGFIGVSLALGLFLALFLRSTRVASRAADMFPSLVAFGLMSAWFVHVMVNVGMTLNLMPVTGIPLPFFSYGGSFLMVSWLAVAVLLRISAEGRGQPDALGL; encoded by the coding sequence ATGCCGACCTCCATTCTCCGGCGCCAGTCCATCGACATTCCGCTGCTCATCACGGCGCTGCTGCTCAGCATTTTTGGCGTCGCCATGGTGTACTCTGCCGGACAGGTGGAAACGCCGCGAGCGGGTGTCGCCACGCTGTGGCAGAAGCAGGCCCTGTTCTTTGGCGTGTCGCTTGTGGTGGCCTGGGTGGTCATGCAGGGCTCCGTGCGGCTCATCGAGTGGAGTGCCTGGCCGCTCTATGTCCTTGCCTGCGTGATGCTGGTGGCGCTGCAGTTTCTAGGCACCGGCGCCGGCACTGCCGCCAGTACCAAGCAATGGCTCACCATCGGTGGCGTGCGTCTCGGGCAGCCCGCTGAGCTGGCCAAGCTGGCCACGACCTTCATGCTGGCGCGTGTACTGGCGGCGCAGCGCGATACCGTGACCACGCTGCGCGAGCTCTGGAAGCCGATCATGGTGGTGGCGGTACCCTGGGTGCTGGTGCTGGCCACCAAGGACCTCGGCACGGCCCTCACGTTCATTGGCATTCTGTTCGCCATGCTGTTCTGGGCCGGCGTGCCCTGGCCCCTGCTGCTCATGCTGGCCAGTCCCGGCATCAGTCTCATTCTGGCGTTCAGCACCGGCGTGTGGGGCGCCTGGTTCCTCGTGCTGGTGGCCCTCGTATTCTGGTATCGCCCCTACCTCGTGGAAGGCGTGGCGCTGGTCGTGGCCAACGTGGTCATGGGCGTGGTGGCCCCGTTGCTCTGGGATACGCTCAAGCCCTACCAGCAGAAGCGCCTGTTGGTGTTCCTGGACCCGTCCATCGACAGCCAGGGCTCGGGCTGGAACGTGACGCAGAGCAAGGTGGCCATTGGTTCCGGTGGCCTGTTCGGCAAGGGCTTCACCATGGGCACGCAAAAGCGCCTCGAGTTCATCCCGGAACGCCAAACCGACTTCATTTTCTCCATTGTCGGCGAAGAGCTGGGGTTCATTGGCGTGTCGCTGGCCCTCGGCCTCTTTCTGGCGCTTTTCCTCCGCAGTACGCGGGTGGCAAGCCGTGCGGCGGACATGTTTCCGAGTCTGGTGGCCTTCGGGCTCATGTCGGCCTGGTTCGTGCACGTCATGGTGAACGTGGGCATGACGCTCAACCTGATGCCTGTCACGGGCATCCCGCTGCCGTTCTTCAGCTACGGCGGCTCATTCCTCATGGTGAGCTGGCTGGCTGTGGCCGTACTGCTTCGCATTTCGGCCGAAGGTCGGGGGCAGCCGGACGCCCTCGGTCTCTGA
- the mrdA gene encoding penicillin-binding protein 2, with the protein MSNHPNAVLRRARVARGLLIGLFLLLGGAFFRAQVLENETYLLASESNRLREVPLPGARGIIYDRNGEIIAENLPGYSVSILSPTEDSLRSALRTLATVVDIDSAQQELAVRRFRKARTRPAVIFNDASFQIVSVLEERRAEFPGLIIQNSPKRYYPDGPAVAALVGYTGEISDADLAKERYESYKAGQQIGKQGLEAQYEELLRAREGQRFVEVDARNRVVRDNGVRPEVQPEAPPPLRTNIDIDLQRYAHEYYGDSLRGAVVALDPKTGGVLALYSAPSYDINRFIGGIPASYYNQLLGDKHTPLYNRAVAGTYAPASTWKLATAIIGMERGLVTMGTRMPQPCTGGYWMGRVFKCWDKKGHGDITLAEAIAKSCDVYFYQLGLRIGLDSLLAGGVRLRFDRKSGVDLPFEKTSTWPDTRKYFDRQYGARGWNPSVVLSLSIGQADNAQTPINMAKFYTALATDGYAATPQIVAREPQREKILNLTPEQLQGIKDALSDVVSRGTAAGAQIKGLTIAGKTGTAQVNGQKDNAWFVGYAPADNPKIVVAIIVEEGLHGSSAARVATKLMERYLKTSLTIANTITD; encoded by the coding sequence ATGAGTAACCATCCCAATGCGGTGCTGCGCCGGGCCCGCGTGGCGCGTGGGCTGCTGATCGGTCTCTTCCTCCTGCTCGGGGGCGCGTTCTTCCGCGCGCAGGTGCTGGAGAATGAGACCTATCTGCTGGCGTCGGAGTCCAATCGTCTGCGCGAGGTGCCACTGCCCGGTGCCCGCGGCATCATCTACGATCGCAACGGCGAAATCATTGCCGAGAATCTGCCGGGCTACTCGGTATCCATTCTGAGTCCCACGGAAGATTCGCTGCGCTCCGCGCTCCGTACGCTCGCCACGGTCGTGGACATCGACTCGGCGCAGCAGGAGCTCGCCGTGCGTCGCTTCCGCAAGGCGCGCACGCGACCGGCCGTGATTTTCAACGACGCCTCGTTTCAGATCGTGTCGGTGCTGGAGGAGCGTCGCGCCGAATTCCCCGGGCTGATCATTCAGAACTCACCCAAGCGTTACTATCCCGACGGGCCCGCGGTTGCCGCGCTTGTGGGCTACACCGGTGAGATTTCCGACGCCGATCTCGCGAAGGAGCGTTACGAGTCGTACAAGGCCGGCCAGCAGATCGGCAAGCAGGGACTCGAGGCACAATACGAAGAACTGCTGCGTGCCCGCGAGGGGCAACGTTTTGTAGAAGTTGACGCGCGCAATCGTGTCGTGCGGGACAACGGGGTGCGTCCCGAAGTGCAGCCCGAGGCGCCACCACCACTGCGCACCAACATCGACATCGATCTGCAGCGGTACGCACACGAGTACTACGGCGACTCGCTGCGTGGCGCGGTTGTGGCGCTCGACCCCAAGACCGGCGGCGTGCTGGCATTGTACTCAGCGCCGAGCTACGACATCAACCGCTTCATCGGCGGCATTCCGGCGTCGTATTACAACCAGTTGCTCGGCGACAAGCATACGCCGCTGTACAATCGTGCGGTGGCCGGCACGTATGCGCCCGCATCCACCTGGAAGCTGGCGACAGCCATCATCGGCATGGAGCGCGGCCTGGTCACAATGGGCACGCGCATGCCGCAGCCTTGCACAGGCGGCTATTGGATGGGCCGCGTGTTCAAGTGCTGGGACAAGAAGGGTCACGGCGACATCACACTGGCGGAGGCCATCGCCAAGTCCTGCGACGTGTACTTCTATCAGCTTGGATTGCGCATCGGGCTCGACAGCCTGCTGGCAGGTGGCGTGCGCTTGCGCTTTGACCGCAAGTCAGGCGTGGACCTGCCGTTCGAGAAGACGTCCACGTGGCCGGATACGCGCAAGTACTTCGACCGGCAGTACGGAGCACGCGGCTGGAATCCGTCCGTGGTGCTCAGCCTGTCCATCGGCCAGGCCGACAACGCGCAGACGCCCATCAACATGGCCAAGTTCTACACGGCACTGGCCACCGATGGCTACGCCGCCACGCCGCAGATCGTAGCCCGCGAACCGCAGCGCGAAAAGATCCTCAATCTCACGCCGGAGCAACTGCAGGGCATCAAGGACGCGTTGTCCGACGTGGTCTCCCGCGGCACCGCGGCTGGCGCACAGATCAAGGGCCTCACGATTGCCGGCAAGACCGGCACGGCGCAGGTCAACGGTCAGAAGGACAACGCCTGGTTTGTAGGCTACGCGCCGGCAGACAATCCCAAGATCGTCGTGGCCATCATCGTGGAAGAGGGGCTGCATGGTTCGTCGGCGGCTCGCGTGGCCACCAAGCTGATGGAGCGATATCTCAAGACGTCGCTGACCATCGCCAACACCATTACCGACTGA
- the mreD gene encoding rod shape-determining protein MreD, with amino-acid sequence MGSALRGLAGFVLLMLAQFGVRPLFPGRVAVDFALIAVLFAAVRLRPGVAALTGFLVGLAVDALAPDSFGASTLALTLIAFGASWLKAVFFADHVGLTGLFVFVGKWVFDIATTLLMGAALGTSLAVSLLVWAPLSAALTAVVAVLLLVLFRPLYRPPGR; translated from the coding sequence TTGGGCAGCGCTCTGCGGGGGCTTGCTGGCTTTGTGTTGCTCATGCTCGCGCAGTTCGGCGTGCGGCCGCTCTTTCCCGGCCGTGTGGCCGTGGACTTTGCACTCATCGCCGTGTTGTTCGCGGCCGTGCGCCTCCGGCCCGGCGTAGCGGCGCTCACCGGGTTTCTTGTGGGGCTCGCGGTGGATGCGCTGGCCCCCGACAGCTTTGGTGCGAGCACGCTGGCGTTGACGCTTATCGCCTTTGGAGCCTCGTGGCTCAAGGCGGTATTCTTCGCCGACCACGTGGGCCTGACGGGCCTGTTCGTTTTTGTGGGGAAGTGGGTATTTGATATCGCGACCACCCTGCTCATGGGCGCGGCACTGGGCACGTCACTGGCGGTCTCTCTGCTGGTGTGGGCCCCGCTGTCTGCGGCGCTGACTGCGGTGGTGGCGGTGTTGCTGCTCGTGCTGTTCCGTCCGCTGTACCGCCCACCAGGGCGCTGA
- the mreC gene encoding rod shape-determining protein MreC: protein MARNARGDSRLDTGLVLVCLVLGLIALVSPRRVREQVAATLRATVLMPLVQLEARASTVRAAVVSRNDVLQARGSAVVDTFSMRAVREENATLRGLLGLSARLQDGFVPAELLPQRPGDEFTIALTAGSDVGVETFSPVVTANGLVGMVASTDRYTSSAITWAHPDFRVSAMSVDQSAFGIVQPHLASGAERWLLEMRGVPFRAKLDTGTLVVSSGLGATYPRGIPVGVVIGELSTPEKWARTYLLRPVVLPDAIGPVLVLKSARAQQGVNGVWTSVAAADSAARAVAVAGDSIARKAAFDELTARRAVLDSLRADSLARADTIGGGTMPRPDSTKRVGPPPGGLR from the coding sequence GTGGCGCGGAACGCCCGCGGAGACAGTCGTCTCGACACCGGCCTCGTGCTGGTGTGTCTGGTGCTGGGGTTGATTGCGCTCGTGTCACCGCGTCGAGTGCGCGAGCAGGTGGCAGCCACGCTGCGCGCCACCGTACTCATGCCGCTGGTGCAACTCGAAGCGCGTGCATCCACCGTGCGTGCCGCCGTCGTGTCGCGCAACGATGTGTTGCAGGCCCGCGGCTCTGCCGTGGTGGACACGTTCTCCATGCGCGCCGTGCGCGAGGAGAACGCCACGCTGCGCGGATTGCTCGGCCTGTCTGCGCGACTGCAGGATGGCTTCGTGCCCGCCGAGTTGCTGCCGCAGCGTCCCGGCGACGAATTCACGATCGCGCTTACGGCCGGTAGCGATGTCGGCGTGGAAACGTTCTCGCCGGTCGTGACCGCGAACGGTCTTGTGGGCATGGTGGCCAGCACCGACCGGTACACGAGCAGCGCCATCACCTGGGCGCACCCCGACTTTCGCGTCAGCGCCATGAGTGTGGATCAGTCGGCGTTTGGCATCGTGCAGCCGCATCTGGCGAGTGGCGCCGAACGTTGGTTGCTGGAGATGCGTGGCGTGCCATTTCGTGCCAAGCTCGACACAGGCACCCTCGTGGTGTCCTCCGGGCTCGGCGCGACCTATCCGCGCGGGATACCGGTTGGCGTGGTCATTGGTGAACTCTCCACGCCGGAGAAGTGGGCGCGCACCTATTTGCTGCGTCCCGTCGTGTTGCCGGACGCCATTGGGCCGGTGCTGGTGCTCAAGTCGGCGCGTGCGCAACAGGGCGTGAACGGCGTGTGGACCAGCGTGGCGGCTGCCGACAGCGCCGCACGCGCCGTGGCCGTTGCCGGCGACTCCATCGCACGCAAGGCCGCCTTCGACGAACTCACGGCACGACGCGCCGTGCTGGACTCGTTGCGGGCGGACAGTCTGGCGCGCGCTGACACCATCGGTGGCGGAACCATGCCCCGCCCTGATTCGACCAAGCGGGTGGGGCCGCCTCCGGGAGGTCTGCGCTAG
- a CDS encoding rod shape-determining protein: MFWPFSKSNSFFPANAIAVDLGTANTLIYVKGEGIVLNEPSVVALDRETKKIKGVGLEAKRMLGRTPDGIMAVRPMKDGVIADFDVTEKMLRYFLTLVIDKHVFKVKPRVIVCVPSGITEVEKRAVRDSALGAGAKEVFMVTEPMAAAIGVGLPVESPTGNMVIDIGGGTTEIAVIALSGIVSDTSIRTGGDELDISIVQFMRKNYNLLIGEPTAEQIKIQIGSAYPVGEEREMEVKGRDLVSGIPKTVRVHSSEIREAVQEPIQQIVDAVRRALEITPPELASDIVDRGIVMTGGGALIRGLDVLLSQETGLPIHVDEDPLTCVVRGTGKILDDEEKYWSVLTT; the protein is encoded by the coding sequence ATGTTCTGGCCTTTTAGCAAGTCCAATTCGTTTTTTCCGGCGAATGCCATCGCCGTTGACCTTGGCACCGCCAACACGCTGATCTACGTCAAGGGCGAAGGGATCGTGCTGAACGAGCCGTCCGTTGTGGCGCTCGATCGCGAGACCAAGAAGATCAAGGGCGTCGGCCTCGAGGCGAAGCGTATGCTCGGCCGTACGCCCGACGGCATCATGGCCGTGCGTCCCATGAAAGACGGCGTGATTGCCGACTTCGACGTGACGGAAAAAATGCTGCGCTACTTCCTCACGCTCGTCATCGACAAGCACGTCTTCAAGGTGAAGCCGCGCGTCATCGTGTGCGTGCCCTCCGGCATCACCGAAGTCGAAAAGCGCGCCGTGCGTGACTCGGCGCTGGGTGCTGGCGCGAAGGAAGTGTTCATGGTGACCGAGCCCATGGCAGCGGCCATCGGTGTTGGCCTGCCGGTGGAATCTCCCACGGGCAACATGGTCATCGACATCGGTGGTGGCACCACGGAAATCGCCGTCATCGCGCTCAGTGGTATTGTCAGCGACACGTCCATTCGCACGGGTGGCGACGAGCTCGACATCAGCATCGTGCAGTTCATGCGCAAGAACTACAACCTGCTGATTGGTGAGCCCACGGCGGAGCAGATCAAGATTCAGATCGGCTCGGCGTATCCGGTGGGCGAAGAGCGCGAGATGGAAGTGAAGGGTCGTGACCTCGTGTCGGGTATCCCCAAGACGGTGCGCGTGCACTCGAGCGAAATTCGCGAAGCGGTGCAGGAGCCCATCCAGCAGATCGTCGATGCGGTGCGTCGTGCGCTCGAAATCACGCCGCCTGAACTCGCGTCGGATATTGTCGATCGTGGCATCGTGATGACGGGCGGCGGGGCGCTCATCCGCGGCCTCGACGTATTGCTCAGTCAGGAGACGGGGCTGCCCATTCACGTGGACGAGGATCCGCTCACCTGCGTCGTACGCGGCACGGGCAAGATCCTCGACGACGAAGAGAAGTACTGGTCGGTCCTCACCACGTAA